Genomic DNA from Azospirillum brasilense:
GCATGTCGCGGAAGAAGCCAAGAGGTTGGCGGTCCTGGCCCACCGGACCCTGGGATGCCGCGGCGTTTCGCGCAGCGACTTCCGCTGGGATGATCGTAAAAGTGGGACCGACGGACTCTTTTTCCTGGAAATCAACAACCAGCCGGGCATGACGCCGCTGTCGCTGGTTCCCGAACAGGCCGCTGCCGTGGGGCTCTCCTACGGGGCTCTCGTCGCTTGGATGGTGGAGAACGCCGCATGTCAACTCGACTGAGCATCGATCCGCAGTTCCGCGCCGGTTTCGGGGGCTCTGCGAACCGGGCCCGCGAGGACATGCCCGTGCCGCCGCGCGCCATGGCGAAGTCGGCGCAGAAAGGCAACCGCCGCCGCGCCTGGCCGCGCTGGACCCGTCCCGCGGTCAAGGCGGCCATCCTGCTGACGCCGGTCCTGGTCGTCGCCGGCATGGCCGCGTCGGCGTGGCAGCGCGGCACCTTCGCCGAGACCACCGCGGCGTTGCAGGAAAGCCTGATCCAGACCAGCGCGTCCGCCGGCTTCGCCATCGCCGACGTGCTGGTCGAGGGCCGGACCGAGACCGACCCGGCGTCGATCCTGCGCGTGCTGGGCGTGCAGCGCGGCGATCCGATCCTCGCCGTCACGCTGTCCGACGCCAAGGAGAAGCTGGAAAGCCTGCCCTGGGTCGCCTCGGCCTCCATCGAGCGCCATCTGCCCGGCATCCTGTTCGTCCGCCTGACGGAGCGGGAGCCGATGGCGATCTGGCAGCACGACCGCAAGTTCACGGTCATCGACCGCGAAGGCCGCCCGCTCGCCGACGCGACCGAGCTGGCGCGCCGCGGCAACCGGCGGATCGAGACGCTGCCGCAGGTCGTCGGCGCCAACGCGCCGATGCAGGTGCCGAAGCTGCTCGCGGCCCTCGACAACGTGCCGGCACTGCGCGAAAAGGTGAGCGCCGCCTCCTGGGTCGGCGACCGCCGCTGGGATCTCAAGCTGAAGAACGGTGTCGTGGTGAAACTTCCGGAAGCCCGCATGCCGTCCGCGCTGCGCCAGTTGGCGGAGATGGACGCGACGGGTCAGGTCCTGGACCGCGACATCGTGGCCATCGACCTGCGCCAGAACGACCGCGCCGTGCTGCAGACCTCCGCCACCGCCGTCCTGCCCTGGACGGAGGAGGAGAACAAGAAGAAGCCGGGCAAGAAGACGTGATCCTCCGCCACACCTCCTCCTGAACCCCTTTTCTGAAACGCGGACGACCGGACGCATCGAGGCCATAGGGTTGTGCTGAACATGGGCTTCAACGGGGCGAAAAAGCCAAAACGAGCCACCCGCGGCGGGATCATCGCCGCGCTGGACGTCGGCTCGACCAAGGTGTGCTGCCTCATCGCCCGCGTCGAGGATGCGGGGGCCGTGCGCATCGTCGGCATCGGCCACCAGATCGCCACGGGCGTGCGCGCCGGCGCCATCATCGACATGGAAGCGGCGGAGACCTCGATCGGCGCCGCCGTCCACGCGGCCGAGCAGATGGCCAACGAGACGATCCGCGACGTGATCGTCAACGTGTCCTCCCCGATCTCCCACGGCTTCAACGCCGAGGTCCCGGTCTCCGGCCAGGAGGTGACGGAGAGCGACGTCCGCCGCGCGCTGGCCCACGCCCGCAGCCTGCAGGTCGGCCCGGATCAGGCGCTGGTCCACGCGATTCCCGTGGGCTTCGCGCTCGACGGCAGCCGCGGCATCCGCGACCCCAAGGGCATGTACGGCGAGCGGCTGGGCGTCCAGGCCCACGTCATCACCTCGCCCGCCGGGGCGGTGCGCAACCTGCAGACCTGCGTGGCCCGCTGTCACCTCGACATCGAGGGCCTGGTCGCCAGCCCCTACGCGTCCGGCCTCGCCTGTCTGGTCGACGACGAGATGGAGATGGGCTCCGCCTGCATCGACATGGGCGGCGGCACCACGACGATCTCCGTCTTCTCCGAAGGCACGCTGGTCTGGTCGGACTGCATCCGGCTGGGCGGCAACCACGTCACCAACGACATCGCGCGCGGGCTGACCACGCCGGTCGTCCATGCGGAGCGCATGAAGACGCTGCACGGCAGCGCCATCACCAGCCCCGCCGACGAGCGCGAGATGATCGACGTCCCCCAGGTCGGCGAAGAGGAGCGCCTCGGCGCCAACAACCTGCCGAAATCCTATCTGGTGCGCATCATCCAGCCCCGGCTGGAGGAGATTTTCGAGCATGTCCGCTCGCGGCTGGAGCATTCCGGCTACGCGAAGCTGGTCGGCCGGCGCGTCGTCCTGACGGGCGGCGCCAGCCAGTTGCCGGGCATGCGCGAGCTGGCGCAGCTGATCCTGGACAAACAGGTCCGCATCGGGCGACCGACGCGGATCACCGGTCTGAACGAGGCGCAAGGCGGTCCGTCCTATTCGACCGCCGCGGGCCTCCTTCTGCACGCCGTGCGCAATCCGGCGGAACTTCCCGTGGCGGGCCATGAGGCTGGCGCCGGCACGGGGTTCTTCGGGCGCGTCGGCCTGTGGCTGCGGGAGAACCTTTGAACTGAACCCAAAAAGGCTCCCGGCACGCCCCGTCATTCCTGCCTAAAAACACCACCCGGAACCAACCGGGCAAGAACCCGCGACGCAAAGCATCGAACCAATCAAAAGGTTGTGGAGGCCATAACATGATCAACGTGACCATCCCCAGCATCGAACCCGAGCTGAAGCCCCGCATCACCGTCTTCGGTGTCGGCGGCGCCGGCGGCAACGCCGTGAACAACATGATCAAGTCCAACCTGGAAGGCGTGGACTTCGTGGTCGGCAACACCGACGCGCAGGCCCTGAAGGGCTCGCTCTGCGAGAAGCGCGTCCAGCTCGGCACCACCATGACCCGCGGCCTGGGCGCCGGCTCCAAGCCGGACGTCGGCCGCGCCTCCGCCGAGGAGCAGCTCGAGGAGATCATCGGTCACCTCGAAGGCGCCAACATGGTGTTCATCACCGCCGGCATGGGCGGCGGCACCGGCACGGGTGCGGCCCCGGTCATCGCCCGCGCCGCCCGCGAGCGCGGCCTGCTGACCGTCGGCGTGGTGACCAAGCCCTTCCATTTCGAGGGCGCGCACCGCATGCGCCTGGCCGAATCGGGCATCGCCGAGCTGCAGCAGTATGTCGACACGCTGATCATCATCCCGAACCAGAACCTGTTCCGCATCGCCAACGAGAAGACGACCTTCGCGGACGCCTTCAAGATGGCCGACGACGTTCTGCATTCCGGCGTGCGCGGCGTGACCGACCTGATGGTGATGCCCGGCCTCATCAACCTGGACTTCGCCGACATCCGCTCGGTGATGACCGAGATGGGCAAGGCGATGATGGGCACCGGCGAGGCCGGCGGCGAGCGCCGCGCCATCGAGGCCGCCGAGGCCGCCATCTCCAACCCGCTGCTCGACGACGTGTCGATGAAGGGTGCCCGCGGCGTCCTCATCAACATCACCGGCGGCTACGACATGACCCTGTTCGAGGTCGACGAGGCGGCGAACCGCGTCCGCGACGAGGTCGATCCGGACGCCAACATCATCTTCGGCTCGACCTTCGACAGCTCGCTGGACGGCGTGATGCGCGTGTCGGTGGTCGCCACCGGCATCGACGCCGCGGCGATGTCCAACCCGCGCACCCTGCATCCGGTCAACCTGTCGCTGGTCTCCGACCGCAACGGCGGCAATGGCGGCCTCGCCAAGAAGCCCGCCGGCGCGGCCGGCCTGACCCAGGCTGCCCCGGCTCCGCTCGCCTCCGGCTCGGTCGCCCCGGCGATCCCCGGCGCCGGTCTGGCCCCGCGCCCGATGGGCGGCGTTCCGCAGCCCCAGGCCCAGCCGCAGGTCCAGCCCCAGCACCATCCGGCCGAGGTCCAGCAGCACGTTCCGGTCCAGCAGCCGATCCAGCAGCCCATCGACCCGATGGTCCAGCACGCCCCGCAGCATGCGCCCCACCCGCACATGCCGATGAGCCACGACGCCATGCAGCCGGTGGAAACCGCTCCGGCCCGCAACGTCGCCACCGGCCCGCTGCACAGCGAGCGCCGCGACGGCCACTTCATCGCCCCGAAGGCCGCCGATCCCGGCCCGCGCCAGCCGATGAACGCCCCGCCGATGTCGAGCCAGCTCGCCGCCGCCGCCCAGGCGGAGCCGCCGGCCCGCAAGCCGAACTTCCTGTTCGGTCTGGTCACCGGTCTGGCCGGCCGCAAGGCCGAGCCGGCGCCGCAACCGGCCCCGCAGCCGCAGCACCAGCCGCAGCATCACCATCAGCCCCAGCACCACCAGCCGCAGCACCAGCAGCCGGTGATGCCGCAGCCGCCGATGGCCGCCCCGCAGCCGCCGATGGCCCAGGCCCCGCGCCCGCAGGCGATGGGCGACGGCACCACCCAGAAGATCGACGAGGAAGCGCTGGACATCCCCGCCTTCCTGCGCCGTCAGGCCAACTGACGCGTCAACGAGGCTGGCCCAATTGATCTGAGGGCAACAGCAACCCGCCGGTCGCCGCCGCCTCTTTCGAAGCGGCATCGGCGGGTATCCACAACCTGTTAGACTTCAGCCGCCTCCAGAGCTTCGCAAGAACGCTCCGGGGGCGGTCTTTTCGTGTCTGGGGGACGCCGGTTTCGCGTCCGGCGACGGTGCTCTACCGCCCTGCAACAAACGGTAACAAAGAGTGATTTGTCCTCCATGGGGGCCAATGATACCTAGCATATGCGGTCATAAGCGCTGACCCGCCCCGCCCTCGGCGGAGACCGGCGGCAAATCGCGGACCGACCGCACAAGACCAAGATTGAAACGGGACAGACACCGTGGCTCAGAATCGCATCAAGACCGAAGGCATGCTGCAGCGTACCCTGGCGAAGCCGGTGCGTTGCTCGGGCGTCGGGCTGCATACGGGCGCAACGGTCACCCTGACGATTTCCCCGGCCGAGCCGAACAGCGGCATCGTCTTCCGGCGCACCGATCTCAGCGGCCCCGCCGCGGTGATCCCGGCGCGCTGGGACCATGTGGTCGACACCAAGCTGTGCACGGTCATCGGCAACGCCCACGGCACCACCATCGGCACCATCGAGCATCTGATGTCGGCGCTGGCCGGCTGCGGCGTGGACAACGCCGTGGTCGCGCTGGACAACATTGAGGTGCCGATCATGGACGGCAGCGCCGCCCCCTTCGTGGAGGCCATCGAGCGCGTCGGCACCGTGTCGCAGAACGCGCCGCGCCGCGCCATCCGCATCCTGAAGCCGGTCACCGTGACCGAGGGCAACAAGAGCGCCACCTTCACGCCGGACCACACGACCGGCTTCAGCTTCGAGATCGACTTCGCCAGCAAGGCCATCGCCCAGCAGAGCCACGAGGTGGAGCTGGACGCCGAGACCTTCCGCGACGAGATCAGCGCCGCCCGCACCTTCGGCTTCCTGCACGAGGTCGAGGGCCTGCGCAAGATGGGCCTCGCCCGCGGCGGCTCGCTCGACAACGCGGTGGTCATCTCCGGCGACGAAGTGATGAACGAAGGCGGCCTGCGCTTCGACGACGAGTTCGTGCGCCACAAGATCCTGGACGCGGTCGGCGATCTCTATCTGGCCGGCGCGATGTTCGTCGGCCACTTCCACGGCGTGCGCTCCGGCCATGCCCTGAACAACCAGCTGCTGCGCGCGCTGTTCGCCGACGCCAGCGCCTGGTGCTACGAGACGCCGCCGAGCACGGCGCTGCCGGGTGCCGTCTGGCACGCGACCGAGCGGCTCGCCGTCGCCTAAAACGCGCTCCACAGCGTCGCGCTGCCCCTGCCCTCCCCTTCCGGGGAGGGCATTTTCGTTTCGCGCGCTCCCCTCCCCTCTCGGATTCGCGCAGGGCGAGTCGCCCGCGCACTCCCCTCCCCTTCCGGGAGTGGAAGGATGTGATTGTTGCGCCGCTTTCCCAAAAGCGCAGTAATATTGAATTATATCAATATTTTATGTGGTGTTTTTGAGACTTCGCCTGAGGTAGCGCCGTCGAAATCCCCTCTCTCGCCTTGGGAAAGGGTGCCCGCGCAGCGGGCGGGTGAGGGGCGAGCGAGGATCAAAGCGCTTATCCTTGGAAACACCCTCACCCTTCCCACGCCTACGGCGCGGGCCCCTTCCCTCTTCCCGGAGGGGAGAGGGTCACTCACTCACTGCTCCGCGGCGTAGGCGCCGAAACGGGTGTCTTCCTTGAGGATGTGCTGGCCGAGCCAGTCGGCGCAGAATTCGAACACCTCGTCGCCCGTGATGGTCTCACGCTGGGCATGGAAGCGCTCGCGGTAGGATTCCACGTTCCGCGTCAGCGCATCGTGAAGGGCCTTGTGCGCGGCGAAGGTCGGGTAGTTGGCCTGGGCCATGTGCGCTTCTTCGCGTGCGAAATGATCCTTGGTGTAATGGATCAGCTCGTCGAGAATCGCTTCGATGACGTCAGGAGAGGAGCGGTTCTCGTCCGCGCCCAGCTTGTTGACGATGTCCACGAGAACGCGATGATCATCATCGAGTTCTTCGATACCGACGCTCATCCAGCGCGACCATTGAATGGAGTCCATGGCGATCCCCCGTCTCGTTCTTCTTATGGCGCTTCGACCCTTTATGGGACCGGCGGCGAGGGGCGTCAACGCGGCACACAGCCGCGCCGCCCCTCCCTCGCCGCCGCCGGTCAGCCGGCGATCAGCTCGGCCCACTCCTGCTCGCTGAGGATGGTCACGCCCAGATCGCGCGCCTTGGCGGCCTTGCTGCCCGCGTCCGCCCCGCAGATGACGTAGTCCGTCTTGGCCGAGACCGAGCCGGCGACCTTGGCGCCCAGCGACTCCGCGCGGGTCTTCGCCTCGGTGCGGGTCATGGTCTCCAGCGTGCCGGTGAAGACCACCGTCTTGCCGGCGACGGGAGAGCCGCTGGCCGCCTTCGGGCGTTCGGCGTCGGCCACCCGCACGCCGGCGGCGCGCAGGTCGTGGATGATCGCGCGGTTGCGCTCTTCCAGGAAGAAGCCGGCCAATTCCTCCGCGGCGACCTCGCCGACGTCGGGGATGGCGACCAGCTCGCCCCAGCCGGGGCCGGGCTGCGCGGCGACCGCGGCGAGCATCGCCGCCTTCCAGTCCGCAAGGGCGCCGTAGCGTTCGGCCAGCGCCTGGGCGGCCCGGCTGTCCACCTTCTTGATGCCCAGCAGCTTGATCACGCTGTCCAGCCGCAGCGCTTCCTGGCCGGCGTAGAAATCCAGCTTCGGCAGGTTCTCCGGGTCGGCGAACCAGGCGAGCAGCGCGTCGGCCTTCACCGGGCCGAGGCCGTTCAGCGCGTGCAGGTCGCGCCACGCCTCGCCCGGCATGTTGGCGACGGCGCGCTCCATCCCCTCCAGCCAGCCGTCGATCGAGCCGTATTGGCGGGCCAGCGACTTGGCCGTCACCTCGCCGATGTGGCGGATGCCCAGCGCGAAGATGAAGCGGTGCAGGTCGATGCGCTCGCGCCGCTGGTTGATCGCGCCGAACAGGTTTTCGACCGACTTCTCCTTCCAGCCCGGACGGCCGAGGATGGCGATCTCGCCCGCCGCCACCCGGCGTTCCAGCGTGAAGATGTCCACGGGGGAGCGGATCAGCCCGTCCTCCCAGAACTCCTCGATGGTCTTCTCGCCCAGCCCTTCGATGTCGAAGGCGTTGCGCGACACGAAATGGCGCAGCCGCTCCTTGGCCTGGGCGGCGCAGATCAGGCCGCCGGTGCAGCGGCGCACCGCCTCGTCCGGCTCGCGCACGGCGAGGCTGCCGCAGACCGGGCAATGGTCGGGGAAGACATAGGGGACGGCGTCGTCGGGGCGCTGCCCCTCCACCACCCCGACAATCTGCGGGATCACGTCGCCGGCCCGCTGGACGGTCACCAGATCGCCGATGCGGACATCCTTGCGGGCGATCTCGTCCTCGTTGTGCAGCGTGGCGCGGCTGACCACCACGCCGCCGACGGTGATGTCCTCCAGCTCGGCCACCGGGGTCAGGGCGCCGGTGCGGCCGACCTGGATGGTGATGCCCTTCAGCCGGGTCTGCGCCTGCTCCGCCGGGAACTTGTGGGCGATGGCCCAGCGCGGCGCCCGGCTGACGAAGCCCAGCCGCTGCTGAAGCTCCAGGCTGTTGACCTTGTAGACCACCCCGTCGATGTCGAAGGGCAGCGCCGAGCGCTCCTCCCCGATCTTGCGGTAATGGGTCAGCAGCGCCTCGGCGCCGTTGCACAGGTTGGCCGGGCGGTTCAGCGAGAAGCCCCAGCCGCTCAGACGCTCGCGGATGCCCCACTGGGTGTCGGCGATCGGCTCCGACAGCTCACCCAGCGCGTAGCCGAAGAAGCAGAGCGGGCGCGACGCGGTGATCTTCGAATCCTTCTGGCGCAGCGACCCGGCGGCGGCGTTGCGCGGGTTGGCGAACAGGTCTTCCCCCCGCTCCGCGTAGGCGCGGTTCATCGCCAGGAAGTCGTCGCGGTTCATGTAGACCTCGCCACGCACCTCCAGGACGGCGGGATAGGGCGCCTCCAGGGTCTGCGGCACGTCCTTGATGGTGCGGACGTTGGCGGTCACGTCCTCGCCCTCCGTCCCGTCGCCACGGGTGGCGGCCAGGACCAGCCGGCCGTTCTCGTAGCGCAGCGAGCAGGACAGCCCGTCGATCTTCGGCTCGGCCACGAACTCCAGGGGGGCGTCGTCGGACAGGCCGAGGAAGCGGCGGACGCGGGCGACGAACTCGTGCGCCTCCTCCGGCTCGAAGGCGTTGCCCAGCGACAGCATGGGCAGCGCGTGCCGCACCTTGCGGAAGGCCGCCGACGGGGCCGCACCGACGCGCAGCGACGGCGAATCGGCGCGGCGCAGCTCCGGATGGCGCGCCTCGATCCCGTTGTTGCGGCGGACCAGCGCGTCATAGTCGGCGTCGGAAATCTCCGGCTTGTCCTGCTGGTGATAGAGCCGGTCGTGGTGGGCGATCTCCTGGGCCAGCGCGGCCAGTTCCGCCTGCGCCTGCCCCACCGTCAGCTCCTCCACGGGGATGCTGCGGAGCGCGGCGGGGGTGTCGAACAGGTCGTTCATGGCGGGTCTCTTCGATGCCTTCTCGTGTGGACGGCGCCGGGTCGGCGGGCGCCGCCGGGGGCGCAGCATAGCGCCGCGGGGGCGTGGCGTGGAGTCCGGCCTTGAGCCGGTCTGGCATTCGGCCCCGTCCGCACCAACCTTGAAACTGCAGACCTTGAGCAGACCTTGAAAGGTGCGGGAGCGCGAGGGTTGCGTGTATGATGGGCCGGCGCCCGTGAACGGATGTGCTGTATGACCGAGCCGACCAGCCGTGCGACCGCCGGCAGCCTGACCATCGACGATCGCTTCGTCATCGCCGCGGCGCTTGACCGCATCCTGTACGACGATCCCGACCATTTCGCGACGGAGGACGCGCGCCTGCTGCGCCGGATGATCCCGCGCACCCGCTCCGCCTGGCTGCGGCTGGGCTTCCGTGCGGAAAGCCAGGGGCCGTCCATGTCGGGCCGGGCCGCCGGGGTGGGCGACGTGAAGATGGACGGTGACAAGAAGGTGGTCGAGGGCGGCGTCGGCGAGGCCCCGGTCTGGCGCTGCGGCCAGTACAAGATCTCCAACCACGGCGATGATCTGGAGATCTGGCAGGTGATGAGCGACGAGTTCGCGGAGGAACCGAAGGGCGCCCGCCTGGAGTACGGCGCGACCGGCACGCCCGAACGCCTGACCTTCTTCCAGCCCCGCGACCTGGAGTTGCGCATCCCATTCACCGGTATCGCCGTCGGACTTCGCCTCGGCGGTTGGCAGCCCTGGAAGCGCGCCGCCTGAGACCGGCATAGGCCTGCGCCCGGTTGTCGCATACCGGAGTATTAAAACATTCCGGAAGAGCATGTCCAAATGACGGCCAGGCGCCGCTTCATGGCAGCTTTGCGAAGATTTCCAGAGACTTGAGAATCTTCCTTATTTCCTACGACATCGACGAAGGGCGGTGCGGGAAATTATATTCTTTCGCCGGTTCTGTCTTTTTAGTCGTCGGACTTCAATAAGTTCAATGTTTTACAAAGCCGCAATCGAGTGTGAAACCGATCGTTAAAATTGTCATGTCCATGATGGCTCCATGGTTATAGCCGAGCGGCGGTCAGCCGGCAGGGGTCCCGGTGCAGCCGTGCTTCAACGCCTGCCAACCAAGAACCAAGAGACGAACGCCATGGACAACGGCATTCAGGAACGCCTCTCCTTTCTGCGGATTGGTGGTGAAACGGCAACGCTTCTGAAGGAAGCCTGGAGCATCGCCGAGCCTCACCTGCCCGTCATCCTCAAGGACTTCTACGACCACCTTCTCGCCATCCCCGAACTCAGGAGGATCCTGGACGGGAAATCCGTCGAGCGCTTGAAGGAGGCCCAGGTCAACCACTGGCGGCATCTGTTTTCCGGAAGCTTCGACGAGGTCTACCTGACGCGCGTCAAGGCGGTGGGCCAGGCGCATTACCGCATCGGCCTGCACCCGCGCTGGTACTTCGGGGCCTACCGGCTGGTTCTGGGACGGCTGGGCGCTCTGGTCGGCGAGCGGCACCGCCGCGACGCGCCGCGCGCCATGACGATCATGGGGGCGGTGGAGACCGCGATCTTCCTCGACCTCGACCTGTCCTTCGACGCCTACAGCACCGCCGTGATGACCATGACGAACCGGATGCTGGTCGAGCTGGCGGAGAATTTCCGGAACACGGTGCAGGGCGCCATCGAAACCGTTGGCCACTCGGCGGCGGCGGTCAACGCGGCGACCGGCGCGGTGCGCGGCATCGCCCAGGACACCGGCGTGCGCACGGAGCATCTGACCGGCGCGGTCTCCGGCACCGCCAGCAACGCCCGCGCCATCGCCGCGGCGGCCGAGGAGTTGACCGCCACCAACCACAGCGTGGTGTCGCGCATGGAAAGCGCCTTTTCCATCGTCAACGAGGCCCAGGCCGCCACCCAGCGCTCCACCGAAGCGGTCACCGCGCTGGCCGGGATCGCCGGGCGGATCGGCGGAACGCTGAAGCTGATCAACACCAT
This window encodes:
- a CDS encoding globin-coupled sensor protein → MDNGIQERLSFLRIGGETATLLKEAWSIAEPHLPVILKDFYDHLLAIPELRRILDGKSVERLKEAQVNHWRHLFSGSFDEVYLTRVKAVGQAHYRIGLHPRWYFGAYRLVLGRLGALVGERHRRDAPRAMTIMGAVETAIFLDLDLSFDAYSTAVMTMTNRMLVELAENFRNTVQGAIETVGHSAAAVNAATGAVRGIAQDTGVRTEHLTGAVSGTASNARAIAAAAEELTATNHSVVSRMESAFSIVNEAQAATQRSTEAVTALAGIAGRIGGTLKLINTIANQTNLLALNATIEAARAGEAGRGFSVVAAEVKQLAKQTAGATEDITRLLQEIDGATGRTRDEIAGIGAVVGALRTHSQDVLSIMGQQNDATREIAQNIHEASRSAERMSDEAGHLADGARSVMASVEDAFHTTARLTGTAEELRTALDKFLSHMLSLRMAS
- the ftsZ gene encoding cell division protein FtsZ, whose amino-acid sequence is MINVTIPSIEPELKPRITVFGVGGAGGNAVNNMIKSNLEGVDFVVGNTDAQALKGSLCEKRVQLGTTMTRGLGAGSKPDVGRASAEEQLEEIIGHLEGANMVFITAGMGGGTGTGAAPVIARAARERGLLTVGVVTKPFHFEGAHRMRLAESGIAELQQYVDTLIIIPNQNLFRIANEKTTFADAFKMADDVLHSGVRGVTDLMVMPGLINLDFADIRSVMTEMGKAMMGTGEAGGERRAIEAAEAAISNPLLDDVSMKGARGVLINITGGYDMTLFEVDEAANRVRDEVDPDANIIFGSTFDSSLDGVMRVSVVATGIDAAAMSNPRTLHPVNLSLVSDRNGGNGGLAKKPAGAAGLTQAAPAPLASGSVAPAIPGAGLAPRPMGGVPQPQAQPQVQPQHHPAEVQQHVPVQQPIQQPIDPMVQHAPQHAPHPHMPMSHDAMQPVETAPARNVATGPLHSERRDGHFIAPKAADPGPRQPMNAPPMSSQLAAAAQAEPPARKPNFLFGLVTGLAGRKAEPAPQPAPQPQHQPQHHHQPQHHQPQHQQPVMPQPPMAAPQPPMAQAPRPQAMGDGTTQKIDEEALDIPAFLRRQAN
- the ftsA gene encoding cell division protein FtsA, which encodes MGFNGAKKPKRATRGGIIAALDVGSTKVCCLIARVEDAGAVRIVGIGHQIATGVRAGAIIDMEAAETSIGAAVHAAEQMANETIRDVIVNVSSPISHGFNAEVPVSGQEVTESDVRRALAHARSLQVGPDQALVHAIPVGFALDGSRGIRDPKGMYGERLGVQAHVITSPAGAVRNLQTCVARCHLDIEGLVASPYASGLACLVDDEMEMGSACIDMGGGTTTISVFSEGTLVWSDCIRLGGNHVTNDIARGLTTPVVHAERMKTLHGSAITSPADEREMIDVPQVGEEERLGANNLPKSYLVRIIQPRLEEIFEHVRSRLEHSGYAKLVGRRVVLTGGASQLPGMRELAQLILDKQVRIGRPTRITGLNEAQGGPSYSTAAGLLLHAVRNPAELPVAGHEAGAGTGFFGRVGLWLRENL
- a CDS encoding bacteriohemerythrin is translated as MDSIQWSRWMSVGIEELDDDHRVLVDIVNKLGADENRSSPDVIEAILDELIHYTKDHFAREEAHMAQANYPTFAAHKALHDALTRNVESYRERFHAQRETITGDEVFEFCADWLGQHILKEDTRFGAYAAEQ
- a CDS encoding cell division protein FtsQ/DivIB, coding for MSTRLSIDPQFRAGFGGSANRAREDMPVPPRAMAKSAQKGNRRRAWPRWTRPAVKAAILLTPVLVVAGMAASAWQRGTFAETTAALQESLIQTSASAGFAIADVLVEGRTETDPASILRVLGVQRGDPILAVTLSDAKEKLESLPWVASASIERHLPGILFVRLTEREPMAIWQHDRKFTVIDREGRPLADATELARRGNRRIETLPQVVGANAPMQVPKLLAALDNVPALREKVSAASWVGDRRWDLKLKNGVVVKLPEARMPSALRQLAEMDATGQVLDRDIVAIDLRQNDRAVLQTSATAVLPWTEEENKKKPGKKT
- the lpxC gene encoding UDP-3-O-acyl-N-acetylglucosamine deacetylase; translated protein: MAQNRIKTEGMLQRTLAKPVRCSGVGLHTGATVTLTISPAEPNSGIVFRRTDLSGPAAVIPARWDHVVDTKLCTVIGNAHGTTIGTIEHLMSALAGCGVDNAVVALDNIEVPIMDGSAAPFVEAIERVGTVSQNAPRRAIRILKPVTVTEGNKSATFTPDHTTGFSFEIDFASKAIAQQSHEVELDAETFRDEISAARTFGFLHEVEGLRKMGLARGGSLDNAVVISGDEVMNEGGLRFDDEFVRHKILDAVGDLYLAGAMFVGHFHGVRSGHALNNQLLRALFADASAWCYETPPSTALPGAVWHATERLAVA
- the ligA gene encoding NAD-dependent DNA ligase LigA; this translates as MNDLFDTPAALRSIPVEELTVGQAQAELAALAQEIAHHDRLYHQQDKPEISDADYDALVRRNNGIEARHPELRRADSPSLRVGAAPSAAFRKVRHALPMLSLGNAFEPEEAHEFVARVRRFLGLSDDAPLEFVAEPKIDGLSCSLRYENGRLVLAATRGDGTEGEDVTANVRTIKDVPQTLEAPYPAVLEVRGEVYMNRDDFLAMNRAYAERGEDLFANPRNAAAGSLRQKDSKITASRPLCFFGYALGELSEPIADTQWGIRERLSGWGFSLNRPANLCNGAEALLTHYRKIGEERSALPFDIDGVVYKVNSLELQQRLGFVSRAPRWAIAHKFPAEQAQTRLKGITIQVGRTGALTPVAELEDITVGGVVVSRATLHNEDEIARKDVRIGDLVTVQRAGDVIPQIVGVVEGQRPDDAVPYVFPDHCPVCGSLAVREPDEAVRRCTGGLICAAQAKERLRHFVSRNAFDIEGLGEKTIEEFWEDGLIRSPVDIFTLERRVAAGEIAILGRPGWKEKSVENLFGAINQRRERIDLHRFIFALGIRHIGEVTAKSLARQYGSIDGWLEGMERAVANMPGEAWRDLHALNGLGPVKADALLAWFADPENLPKLDFYAGQEALRLDSVIKLLGIKKVDSRAAQALAERYGALADWKAAMLAAVAAQPGPGWGELVAIPDVGEVAAEELAGFFLEERNRAIIHDLRAAGVRVADAERPKAASGSPVAGKTVVFTGTLETMTRTEAKTRAESLGAKVAGSVSAKTDYVICGADAGSKAAKARDLGVTILSEQEWAELIAG